A genomic stretch from Neomonachus schauinslandi chromosome 16, ASM220157v2, whole genome shotgun sequence includes:
- the ZNF227 gene encoding zinc finger protein 227 isoform X2, whose amino-acid sequence METLQKVALKYLSHEGLSCWQIWKQVASDLTRCLQRKRSQLLQSDSVQVSENENSVMNHKGNGSTYTVNQEWSILRTRDSCGNTYLRESQNQSRGQQVNVKNNRDICEAFMQKSPLTNHLNTDTEQKPYRFNKCGKSTSDGFHHHVPPGEEFHPCHECGKGLSYSSVLPHHQNVHTREKCSSHSSHLRTRQTIRPREKLSKCHGSGDCFSKKSSFHPLSHTGEKAYRCDSCGRGFRSSTGLIIHYRTHTGEKPYKCEECGKCFSQSSNFQCHQRVHTEEKPYKCEECGKGFGWSVNLRVHQRVHRGEKPYKCEECGKGFTQAAHYHIHQRVHTGEKPYKCDVCGKGFSHNSPLICHRRVHTGEKPYKCEVCGKGFTRNTDLHIHFRVHTGEKPYKCKECGKGFSQASNLQVHQNVHTGEKRFKCETCGKGFSQSSKLQTHQRVHTGEKPYKCDVCGKDFSYSSNLKLHQVIHTGEKPYKCEECGKGFSWRSNLHAHQRVHSGEKPYKCEECDKSFSQAIDFRVHQRVHTGEKPYKCGVCGKGFSQSSGLQSHQRVHTGEKPYKCDVCGKGFRYSSQFIYHQRGHTGEKPYKCEECGKGFGRSLNLRHHQRVHTGEKPHRCEECGKAFSLPSNLRVHLSVHIREKLFKCEECGKGFSQSSRLQAHQRVHTGEKPYKCDVCGKDFSHRSRLTYHQKVHTGRNR is encoded by the coding sequence ATGGAGACACTTCAAAAAGTTGCATTGAAATACCTTTCCCATGAAGGACTATCCTGCTGGCAAATCTGGAAACAGGTTGCAAGTGATTTAACCAGGTGTCTTCAGAGAAAGCGTTCCCAGTTACTACAAAGTGATTCTGTTCAggtttctgaaaatgaaaatagtgtAATGAATCATAAAGGAAATGGCTCCACTTACACTGTAAATCAAGAGTGGTCAATTTTGAGAACCCGGGACTCTTGTGGGAATACATACCTGCGTGAGTCACAGAATCAGAGTAGAGGTCAGCAAGTTAACGTGAAAAATAACCGGGATATATGTGAGGCCTTCATGCAGAAATCACCGCTTACCAATCATCTTAACACTGACACAGAACAGAAACCTTACAGATTCAACAAATGTGGCAAAAGCACGAGTGATGGCTTCCATCATCATGTACCCCCAGGAGAggaattccatccatgtcatgaGTGCGGAAAGGGTCTCAGTTATAGCTCGGTGCTTCCACATCATCAGAATGTTCACACGAGAGAGAAATGCTCTAGTCACAGCTCACATCTGCGGACCCGTCAGACAATTCGCCCAAGAGAGAAACTCAGTAAATGTCATGGATCTGGTGATTGCTTTAGTAAGAAGAGCTCTTTCCACCCACTTAGCCACACGGGGGAGAAGGCCTACAGATGTGATAGTTGTGGCAGGGGGTTCAGGAGCAGCACAGGCCTTATCATTCATTACAGgactcacactggagagaaaccttataaatgtGAGGAGTGCGGGAAATGCTTTAGTCAGAGTTCGAACTTTCAGTGCCACCAGAGAGTCCACACTGAAGAGAAACCGTATAAATGTGAAGAGTGTGGTAAGGGCTTCGGTTGGAGTGTTAATCTTCGTGTTCATCAGAGGGTCCACAGGGGtgagaaaccctataaatgtgAGGAGTGTGGGAAAGGCTTCACTCAGGCCGCACACTATCACATACATCAGAGGgtccacactggggagaaacctTATAAATGCGATGTCTGCGGTAAGGGCTTCAGTCACAATTCGCCGTTAATATGCCATCGGAGagtccacactggagagaaaccgtACAAATGTGAGGTGTGTGGGAAAGGCTTTACCCGCAATACAGATCTTCACATCCATTTCCGAGTTCACACGGGAGAGAAACCCTACAAGTGTAAGGAGTGTGGGAAGGGCTTTAGTCAGGCTTCTAATCTTCAGGTCCATCAGAACgtccacactggggagaaacgATTCAAATGTGAAACGTGTGGGAAGGGCTTCAGTCAGTCATCCAAGCTTCAGACCCATCAGAGAgtccacacaggagagaagccgTACAAATGTGATGTGTGTGGGAAGGACTTCAGTTACAGTTCCAATCTTAAACTGCACCAAGTgattcacactggagaaaaaccaTATAAATGTGAGGAATGCGGGAAGGGCTTCAGTTGGCGATCAAATCTTCACGCTCATCAGAGAGTCCActctggagagaaaccctataaatgtgAGGAGTGTGATAAAAGCTTCAGTCAGGCTATAGATTTTCGGGTACACCAGAGagtccacactggagagaaaccatacAAATGTGGTGTTTGTGGTAAGGGCTTCAGTCAGTCCTCTGGTCTTCAATCCCATCAGAGAgtccacactggggagaagccATACAAATGTGATGTCTGTGGAAAGGGTTTTAGGTACAGCTCGCAGTTTATATACCATCAGAGAGGCCACACTGGAGAAAAACCTTATAAATGTGAGGAATGTGGGAAAGGCTTCGGAAGGAGCTTGAACCTTCGCCATCATCAGAGGgtccacacaggagagaaaccccaTAGATGTGAGGAGTGTGGTAAGGCCTTCAGTCTCCCCTCAAATCTTAGGGTCCATTTGAGTGTTCACATTAGGGAAAAACTGTTTAAATGTGAAGAGTGTGGGAAGGGCTTCAGTCAGAGTTCACGTCTTCAAGCCCATCAGAGAGTCCACACTGGAGAAAAACCGTACAAATGTGACGTATGTGGTAAGGACTTCAGTCACCGTTCACGTCTCACATACCATCAGAAAGTCCACACTGGCAGGAATCGTTAA